From the genome of Pelosinus fermentans DSM 17108:
TTCCTGCATTCATTTAAGATTAGACCAAGGGTAAACTCCGCTACTGGCTCTGCATTTCGAATGACGTGAACCACAGGAATATTTCTCTTTGTTGCCGCTTCTACATCAATATGCTCTACACCGCCCCGGCACGTAGCAATCAGTTTTAATTGCTTTGCATTGTCCAATGTCTCTTCTGACAAAGGGGCAAAGTGACCGAGAAAAATTTCTGCTCTTTCTAATTCTTTCATAATGGGCTCAGATAATGGCCTCGCCCGAGAACCATTTTTCTCTAAATCAAAAATGATTTTTTGAAATTCTTTTTTGGTTGTTACTTCCCAATCAAATTTTACAATCTCTTTATCAATGCCTGGAAATAGTCTTTTCGCTTGCTCTTCCATATAGTCAGCACTGACTAAGGTATCTCCTACTACTACGATTTTCATAATGTGCCTTGCCCATAATAGGCGTTTTTCCCATGCTTTCTTAAAAAATGCTTATCAAGCAGCACCTGATCAATTGCCTCAATTTCTTTATTTAAAGCACAAGTATGAAGAGCCATTTTAGCAAGCTCCTCTAATACTACGCCATGATAAACAGCTTCATGAGCATCTTTCCCCCAGGAAAACGGGCCATGGTTCGCTACTAAAATTCCCGGAACATGAACAGGAACTCTTCCCTTCATAGTCTCTACAATAACGTTTCCAGTTTCATCTTCATAGCTTCCTTCAACTTCTGCTGATTTTAATTTACGAGTACATGGAACCTCACCATAAAAATAATCTGCATGAGTCGTACCAAATGTTGGAATGCCTCTGCCGGCTTGAGACCAAATCGTAGCGTAGGTAGAATGGGTATGAACAATGCCTCCAATACCAGAAAATTCCCGATATAGCACTAAATGAGTGGGAGTATCAGATGAAGGCCGAAGCCCCCCTTCCACTTGGTTCCCTGCCAAATCCACTACTACCATATCCTTGGGTTCTAATTTCTCATACTCAACACCGCTGGGTTTGATAACAACCAATCCGCTTTCCTTGTCAAAGCCGCTTGCATTACCCCAAGTATATAAGACGAGTCCTCTTTTTTGCAGTTCTAAATTAGCTTCCCATACTTGTACTTTAAGTTCCTCCAGCAAATGACACCCTCTCCTTCCACTTTTTGTATAAAGAATCTTTTTTCCCCTGTCGAACTTGCCTTCAGAAGATTATAAATAGTACTTAGCAGTAATCATTTCTGCTACCTCTTCCAGGAGTCCTAAATCATCCAGCATTTGCATCACACCGAACCGCTGACGAATTTCTTTTGCCGTAACTAGGCTTAAACGGAAGGTTTCCCTATCAAGCTTAAGATCTAATGGACCCAGGTGCGATCCTGCATCTTCCATCATTTTACGGTAAGAAGACGGTGATGGCATTTTTAAGAAAACATGTTCTTTCATCTGCTCCCATTTTTCCACAATATGCTTGGCAGCTTCTTCGCGAGCCGCTTCATTAAACTTCACATAAGGTTCCTTCCGTTTGATAATTTGAGGTGCAACATCGCCAAATAATTGCTTTATATGGCTCTCCCATTTCTCCCGTGTAAAGGATCTGAATTTCCCGTCCGCATATACTTTGTGTATATCCAGCTGTAATAAAAATTGGTATACATGAAGGATAATTTCCGTCCCGATCCCTACTTGATTGCCATGTAAGTGGGTTTCCTGCCCACGAATGAGCCCCAACATCTCCCAGGTATGAGATAAAAGATGTTCTTCACCTGAAGCTGGACGGGAACTTCCTGTCATTCCGATACACATACCCGATAAAATTAAACCTTCAATGATACTGCGAATGGACTCTGGTGACCTTGTCATAATAGCAGGAGCACTGGAAACGCACTGCTCAACAGCCTTTTCTACCAACTGGGCTGTAATCTCGCAATAATATTCATCATGAAGAATACTCGCTAATTTCCAATCTGCCAAAGCACTGTATTTTCCTGCAATATCGCCAAGTCCTGCATGAATCATATGGAATGGTGCCTCTTTCATAATGCTAAGATCGGCAATGATGGAATATGGATACACTGCATTATAGGTAACCTTAACACCCTTGATAATCATCGGTGACACCATGGAAGCATAACCATCCATAGAAGGCGCAGTACACACTACAATATAGGGAACTTTTGTTTCAAAACTGACATAGCGGGTAATATCATTCAGTGTTCCTGAACCCACAACAACAATTCCTGTTATATCTGAATTCATGGCTGATCGAAGCTGCTCTACTGACGCTTCATCCGGATGGAGATGAGGATTGGAGAAAATCAGTTTTTCCAGTTGGAAGGTCTTGCTAAGGATGTCTTCAACCTCTCTTCCTCCCGCCTCAAAGGTATTACAATCGGCAACCAGCAGCAATGTCCCTTTTGGAAAAGACTGCAGAGAATCGACAATGTCTGTAAGGATGTGATTACCAATGCGAACATCGTTAATATCAATACTATGGGTTTTTCCGCAGGAACACACAAATTCCAAACCTGCCAACTCTTGCGGATTTTTCTGCAATAATTCATTCATATCACGAACCACCCCGTATTCTTATTTATATAACTTGTTACTTGTATAAAGGCTGCTGCAAGGAGCTCCGTTAGTGCTTCTTGCAGCACTTCTTAATATTTTTTACATTATACTGGGATTCAATTGAACCCCAGTATTTTTACAATTAGCATACTTCTTGTAAGGCATTCTTTACTTCTTTAAGAGAGTCAAAGATCAGGGTTGGCTGTATGTCTGATCCCTGTAAATCCTGCAATTTGGTTTCCCCGGACAATACAAGAATCGTAATCGCATCATTGCCTTGACCGATAGCGATGTCTGTATACAATCGATCTCCTACAAAAGCAATCTCCTCTGCCTTAAGTCCAGTATGATTTAAAATATATTGCAAGGTATGAATGGATGGTTTGCCAAAATACTCTGGTTTTACTCCCGTAGATGCCGTAATCATCGCACAAATTGACCCGCAGTCCGGGATAAAGCCATTTTCAATCGGGCAATTAAAATCCGGATGTACTCCGAGAAAAACTGCACCATTTCTAATAAATTTGCAAGCTTTCGAGACATTCTCATACACTAAGGATGTATCAAAGCCAACCACAACAACATCAGGATCCTCTTCTACTACATTAATATCAGCGTAAATAAAATCACTCTTTAGATATTCATTACCTAGAACAAAGACTTTTTTATCCTGCATTGTATTTTGTATATGATTGATGATAACTTGATTGGAAATCAACATCATGTCATCTTTCGCAGCATACCCCATACTTCTTATCTTCTTCACATAAAATTTTGCATTTTTAGATGAGTTATTGGTAAAAAACTTGAACTGTATGTTTTTTTCTCCTAAGATTTCTAAAAAATCCATTGAACCATCCAGCACTTTTTTTCCTAAGTAAACCGTTCCATCTAAATCAAGAATAAAGCACTTTATCTGTTTTAATACCTGTAAATTATCCACCCTGCATCTCCTTTCTGCTTTTATGTATTTATGCAGATATTTCTGATTTTGCTTCTTCTGCTGTATTTTTCAGGGCATTTTGATCCAAATAATCATATACAGCTTCTTTGTTCTTTCTGAATAAGACGTACAAGATCAGATACACTGCTACTGCAATACCAATCAAAACCGGAGATTGACTGAGGAAAGCTAAAAAGACTAAACCCATCAAAGGTTTTCCTAAGATATTAAAGCTGGTAATCAATAAAGCACCTACTGGTAAATGAACGCCTACGGATGCACAAATATCAGTAAACATAGGTGCTGTATAGGTACACATATACAAACCAGCACTAAACCATATGGTACCAGTAATCAGTACTTTAAAGATATTGCCGTTTACCAGGGGCACAATCCCTTGTACCATGAAAGGCAATGCTAACAAATCAACGACGGGCAATACCTGATTGCCTGGTAAGGCAAGAGCCATGAAGACCATAATGGGAATGAGAATGATACCGGAAATTAACGTCGCAGGTTCACCATAACCAGTAGCATCATTTACGCCAAGATACCATTTACGTGACTTACTGCCGTTCTTAACGGATTTCTTAGCAGCATCGGTTATTGGCAGAAAGGCTTGGGCAAATAAGCCTGCAACACGAGGAAAAATCGCCATGATCGCACTTGTAGCAATCCCCATTGTCGCAACTTGCCCCCATGCAGCCAATGTACCTAAGGCTTTGAAATTCCCCATGATGCCGATAAAGATGCCCAGCAATAAACCAAGGGAAACAGGTTCACCAAAAAAACCCAATTTTTTTTGCAGTTCCTCAGGACTTAATTTAATTTTATTCAAACCAAAAGCGTTTAATATCGGATCAAAGGCTACTGTGAACAGTGCCGCTTCAATATTATGCATAGCAATAATTGTACAATTGGGGTATTTATAATAGGTTGACCAGCGTTTGGCGATGAGCTCTGCGATGAGCAGACTATACATATTCAATAAAATCATACATCCTAATGATAGAATCATATTTTTAGTTACCATATAAATCATCGAACCCCATACCATGTAGGAATAGTTATTCCATAAGTCACCAGGCTGAAATACATCGGTCCATCTGGTTAGAAACAGTACCGTCTGTACTAATAATCCAACTCCTAGAAAAATCATGCCAGCTTCGGTAGAGTAAGCTACCAATGCGGTAGCCTGCCAGCCTACATCAAATACAGGAAGTTGAATCCCCGTATTTTCTACCATGCTTTTGACTACGGGTGTAATAATCGGTGTAAATGCATTCAGCAGAAGTGTAAATCCTTCTAACCCAACTCCAGCATATAAGGCAGAGAAGAAAGCTTTTTTATTATTCACTTTTAATATTTTCGAAATAATAAAAATGATAACTGGAACGAATACAGGCGATCCAAAGGTCTGAAAAACTTCTTTTAAGGTTTCAAAGAACATATTGATTTCCCCCTTCAACTTTATTTATTTCATGATTTACTTTCGATTTCTTTGATGACACGCATAACCTCTTCTAAGAATTCATCCTCGCCAAAGCCAGTAAGAAAACCGACGGCATCAATGGTAGGAACAGGGTAATTGCCCTTTGGCAGCGGACTTGTATGGGTAATAAAATCATAATTACCACCTTCGGATAATTGCAGTGCCTCCGTTGGTTTTGCCTCTGTCGCCGTAATTTTGATCCCTTGCTCCTCCATTGCTTCCTTTAGTTTCTCGGCGATCATCGATGAAGTAACTGTACCAGAACCGCACACTGATAGTACATTAAACTTTCTCATTTCATTGCCCCCTTCTAACTCTTACTTTATTACATTGCCTTGGCTTACTGGGCAAGGCAACTTAATAACTCTGAAATCTCTTCTTTGGAGCTGGCATCCCGAACTTTGATCAGCAGCTCTTTATTCTGAAAAACAGACATTAGATTTTTTAGTAATTGAATTTGTAAGTTGGGATCTTTCACAGCTAATAAAAATACGACTTCTACATTTAATTTTTCTTCTGGGTTTACCATCGAATGAAATACAGATGGTTTTTTCAGCGTTGTTATGGCAATGTTCGATTGATTCACATGACCCGAATCCGTATGAGGTATCGCTACGCAAAAATCACCAATAGGAAGGCCTGTAGGAAGATTTCTTTCCCTTTCCAGTACCGCTTCAATATAACTATCCTTCACATAGCCTTTCGATAGCATCAAGGCTCCTAAGTTTTGAATAATTTCATTTGAAGTTTCTGCTTCCATATGTAATACAACTAAATCCAAATCCAGCATAATGTGTAACCACTCCTTAAATTAAATATCTTCCTCTTATTCTTTCATTTTTCCATAAAGCACTTCTTTAAATTGATTCATATCCCTTATCTCTTTCCAGTTCTCTATAAAATCCAGATTCAAAAAAGGTTTTAAAAGACTCTTTACAATTTTTTTATCATTAATTTTAAACGCAGGTAAGCATACAACATTTACATAACCTCTGCCCCACTGAATAGGCTCTTTTAATTTAGCAACCACAATCGCCGATTTCATAACGATGTGGGAGTCACCATGAGGAACAGCAATTCCCCCTTTCAAAAAGGTAGGTGACATCTCTTCACGCTGCACGACAGATTCCAAAAATTCTTTTTTTACATAGCCTTTATTAATCAGTAATAAGCACATCACTTCGATTAACTCTTTTTGGGAGCACCTATCAGATTCAAAAACAAGTAAATCTTCTTTGGGAAAATCCGCCCATGCATTTGCTTCATTTAAAAATACCTCAAACTCTCGTATACCACTATTGAGCAAGCAGGGTTCATATACGACAAAGTTGATTCCTTCAATCTCCGGATTAATGGTTCCGATGATTGCCAATACTTTATATTTCTCTTGAAGCTCTTTTATTTTTTCTTTTAAATGTTCATCCATAATGCCCATTTGCACCACGGTAACATTGGCATATTTTTTTTCAATCACCTGTCTAATGTGCTGGGCTGTCCCTTCACCAGTAAGACACAAGGCAATTAACGCCATTGGTTTGCTGGTTTCTTCTATGCTCAATAAAGGATAGTTATAGCGTGTCTTCACTAAGCTAGAATAGATTTGTGTCAAATTATTTTCAGGGATGGATGCCTTGCGCACCGCTTCTATTACCGTAAGCAAATCTACCCGGTCAAGAGTCTTAGTCGGTATCGCCAGCTTATCAGTAACCATCTTACCGATATCCACAAGGGAACCCATGTCCACTAAAAACAAGATCCCTCTTCCCTCATCCACAATTCTTGAAATCCCGATAATTTTTTCATAGATTACGGACGGGCTTTCATCTAGTGGCATATCAATAGCAATGGGAAAATTCACATTCAGCAATGCTCTCACTACGTTGATAATTTCCGTAGCAATACGTCCATGTGATACTACGATAACACCTACCCTGTTTTGAGGCAGTTTATTTTGAAGAGCTGCCTTCACATACATGGCAATAAAGCCAATTTCATCTTCTGGTATTTCTACCTTCTTCAATTCCTGCAGCCAGGCAGCAACTTGAATGGCAATTTCATATTCTTTAATAAAATCTT
Proteins encoded in this window:
- a CDS encoding L-ribulose-5-phosphate 4-epimerase; this translates as MLEELKVQVWEANLELQKRGLVLYTWGNASGFDKESGLVVIKPSGVEYEKLEPKDMVVVDLAGNQVEGGLRPSSDTPTHLVLYREFSGIGGIVHTHSTYATIWSQAGRGIPTFGTTHADYFYGEVPCTRKLKSAEVEGSYEDETGNVIVETMKGRVPVHVPGILVANHGPFSWGKDAHEAVYHGVVLEELAKMALHTCALNKEIEAIDQVLLDKHFLRKHGKNAYYGQGTL
- a CDS encoding sn-glycerol-1-phosphate dehydrogenase, which produces MNELLQKNPQELAGLEFVCSCGKTHSIDINDVRIGNHILTDIVDSLQSFPKGTLLLVADCNTFEAGGREVEDILSKTFQLEKLIFSNPHLHPDEASVEQLRSAMNSDITGIVVVGSGTLNDITRYVSFETKVPYIVVCTAPSMDGYASMVSPMIIKGVKVTYNAVYPYSIIADLSIMKEAPFHMIHAGLGDIAGKYSALADWKLASILHDEYYCEITAQLVEKAVEQCVSSAPAIMTRSPESIRSIIEGLILSGMCIGMTGSSRPASGEEHLLSHTWEMLGLIRGQETHLHGNQVGIGTEIILHVYQFLLQLDIHKVYADGKFRSFTREKWESHIKQLFGDVAPQIIKRKEPYVKFNEAAREEAAKHIVEKWEQMKEHVFLKMPSPSSYRKMMEDAGSHLGPLDLKLDRETFRLSLVTAKEIRQRFGVMQMLDDLGLLEEVAEMITAKYYL
- a CDS encoding HAD-IIA family hydrolase gives rise to the protein MDNLQVLKQIKCFILDLDGTVYLGKKVLDGSMDFLEILGEKNIQFKFFTNNSSKNAKFYVKKIRSMGYAAKDDMMLISNQVIINHIQNTMQDKKVFVLGNEYLKSDFIYADINVVEEDPDVVVVGFDTSLVYENVSKACKFIRNGAVFLGVHPDFNCPIENGFIPDCGSICAMITASTGVKPEYFGKPSIHTLQYILNHTGLKAEEIAFVGDRLYTDIAIGQGNDAITILVLSGETKLQDLQGSDIQPTLIFDSLKEVKNALQEVC
- a CDS encoding PTS galactitol transporter subunit IIC, whose translation is MFFETLKEVFQTFGSPVFVPVIIFIISKILKVNNKKAFFSALYAGVGLEGFTLLLNAFTPIITPVVKSMVENTGIQLPVFDVGWQATALVAYSTEAGMIFLGVGLLVQTVLFLTRWTDVFQPGDLWNNYSYMVWGSMIYMVTKNMILSLGCMILLNMYSLLIAELIAKRWSTYYKYPNCTIIAMHNIEAALFTVAFDPILNAFGLNKIKLSPEELQKKLGFFGEPVSLGLLLGIFIGIMGNFKALGTLAAWGQVATMGIATSAIMAIFPRVAGLFAQAFLPITDAAKKSVKNGSKSRKWYLGVNDATGYGEPATLISGIILIPIMVFMALALPGNQVLPVVDLLALPFMVQGIVPLVNGNIFKVLITGTIWFSAGLYMCTYTAPMFTDICASVGVHLPVGALLITSFNILGKPLMGLVFLAFLSQSPVLIGIAVAVYLILYVLFRKNKEAVYDYLDQNALKNTAEEAKSEISA
- a CDS encoding PTS sugar transporter subunit IIB produces the protein MRKFNVLSVCGSGTVTSSMIAEKLKEAMEEQGIKITATEAKPTEALQLSEGGNYDFITHTSPLPKGNYPVPTIDAVGFLTGFGEDEFLEEVMRVIKEIESKS
- a CDS encoding PTS sugar transporter subunit IIA, which gives rise to MLDLDLVVLHMEAETSNEIIQNLGALMLSKGYVKDSYIEAVLERERNLPTGLPIGDFCVAIPHTDSGHVNQSNIAITTLKKPSVFHSMVNPEEKLNVEVVFLLAVKDPNLQIQLLKNLMSVFQNKELLIKVRDASSKEEISELLSCLAQ